The Spirosoma foliorum genome has a window encoding:
- the nadB gene encoding L-aspartate oxidase, whose product MPHQFDFLVIGSGIAGLSYATKLAMHFEKLQQAVKIGVITKVQAEETNTKYAQGGIAAVWSEGDSFEKHIEDTMVAGDFLSDRHIVEIVVREAPVRIQELIDYGTRFDKEHGGSDYDLAKEGGHSDFRILHFKDITGAEIERALLEKANSLKSIEIFTHFYAVELITRHQLGETVHRYDTDNKCFGAYVLNTRTGQVEQFLAKTTLLATGGIGNIYQNTTNPNIATGDGIAMAYRAKGIGKDMEFIQFHPTALYEPGKKPNFLISEAVRGFGGVLRTRKGETFMENYDSRLSLAPRDIVARAIDSEMKKAGDPHVYLDVTHCDYERFVEHFPNITAYCRDHLGLDLRKDYIPVVPAQHYLCGGVRVNEWGQTNIQFLYAVGECSCTGLHGANRLASNSLLEAVVFGHRAYEKTVELLDQAVLPENIPAWNDAGTTHPEELVLVTEMKKELESIMSNYVGIVRTNRRLKRAMDRLELIYLEHEELYRQSKVSVPICELRNMIEVAYLVIKMAMARRENSGLHFNLDNVK is encoded by the coding sequence ATGCCCCATCAATTCGATTTTCTGGTTATCGGCTCCGGCATTGCGGGCCTGAGTTATGCTACTAAGCTGGCAATGCACTTTGAGAAGTTACAGCAGGCTGTAAAAATCGGTGTAATCACCAAAGTTCAGGCCGAAGAAACTAACACTAAATACGCTCAGGGTGGTATTGCAGCTGTTTGGTCGGAAGGAGATTCGTTTGAAAAACACATCGAAGATACGATGGTGGCAGGCGACTTTCTGAGCGACCGGCATATTGTTGAGATCGTTGTTCGCGAAGCACCCGTCCGTATCCAGGAGCTGATTGATTACGGCACACGTTTCGACAAGGAACATGGTGGCTCCGATTACGACCTCGCCAAAGAGGGCGGCCATTCCGATTTTCGAATTCTGCACTTTAAAGACATTACTGGCGCTGAAATAGAACGGGCATTACTCGAAAAGGCAAATTCGCTGAAATCCATTGAGATTTTTACGCATTTCTACGCCGTTGAACTCATCACACGCCACCAACTTGGCGAAACGGTTCATCGTTATGACACTGATAATAAGTGCTTTGGTGCTTACGTACTAAATACCCGTACCGGGCAAGTCGAACAGTTTCTGGCCAAAACGACCCTACTGGCAACTGGCGGTATCGGGAATATTTATCAGAATACGACGAACCCAAACATTGCAACTGGCGATGGCATTGCAATGGCCTACCGCGCCAAGGGGATCGGCAAGGACATGGAGTTTATCCAGTTTCACCCGACGGCCCTGTACGAACCCGGTAAAAAACCCAATTTCCTGATTTCCGAAGCCGTTCGTGGGTTTGGCGGTGTACTACGAACGCGCAAAGGTGAGACGTTTATGGAGAATTACGACTCGCGCCTGTCGCTGGCCCCGCGCGACATTGTGGCCCGTGCCATCGACTCCGAAATGAAAAAAGCGGGGGATCCACACGTTTATCTGGATGTAACTCACTGCGATTACGAACGATTTGTTGAACACTTTCCCAATATAACCGCCTATTGCCGCGACCATTTGGGGCTGGATTTACGGAAAGATTATATCCCCGTTGTACCGGCGCAACACTACCTATGTGGTGGTGTGCGGGTTAACGAATGGGGACAGACCAACATTCAGTTCCTCTATGCGGTTGGTGAGTGCTCCTGTACGGGTCTTCACGGTGCCAACCGCCTGGCCTCCAATTCACTCCTCGAAGCCGTTGTCTTTGGCCATCGAGCCTATGAGAAAACGGTAGAATTACTCGATCAGGCCGTTTTACCTGAAAATATCCCAGCCTGGAACGACGCAGGCACAACCCATCCTGAGGAATTGGTGCTAGTGACCGAGATGAAAAAAGAACTGGAATCGATCATGTCCAACTATGTTGGCATTGTACGCACCAATCGACGCCTGAAGCGAGCGATGGACCGTCTTGAATTAATTTACTTAGAACACGAAGAACTCTATCGCCAATCGAAAGTATCGGTTCCTATTTGCGAACTCCGGAACATGATCGAAGTAGCTTACCTGGTTATTAAAATGGCAATGGCCCGGCGCGAAAACAGTGGACTGCATTTTAATCTGGATAATGTGAAATAG
- a CDS encoding DUF6169 family protein, whose translation MQNEEHQSLKHDFIFGGGPTNSYYFVNGVGITYEVMFKPSGYLFPEYPEFNKDVYEFIIRIEENILTINPPSDSLLPPTIAAIFRDFFKREGAVVVYICDSSDGRQAIRFRKFNSWYSYFEGRGTTLMKIDLEFEDKEVPVYTSLILQAKHPLLQYIIVAYQRLILWADSNDK comes from the coding sequence ATGCAGAACGAGGAACATCAGTCATTAAAGCATGATTTTATTTTTGGTGGTGGCCCTACAAACTCCTATTATTTTGTAAATGGAGTAGGAATAACCTACGAAGTGATGTTTAAGCCATCAGGCTATTTATTTCCAGAATATCCTGAATTCAATAAGGATGTATATGAGTTCATTATTCGTATTGAAGAAAATATACTTACTATAAATCCTCCATCTGACTCTCTTCTACCCCCAACGATTGCTGCTATATTTCGAGATTTCTTTAAACGAGAAGGTGCAGTAGTCGTTTATATTTGCGATTCATCGGATGGACGGCAAGCCATTCGTTTCAGAAAATTCAATTCCTGGTATAGTTATTTCGAAGGTAGAGGGACAACGCTAATGAAGATAGATCTGGAGTTTGAGGATAAGGAAGTTCCCGTTTATACTTCGCTTATTCTACAAGCTAAACATCCATTGCTTCAATATATCATTGTGGCTTATCAAAGGTTAATTCTTTGGGCTGATAGCAATGACAAATAA